A stretch of the Candidatus Desulfatibia profunda genome encodes the following:
- a CDS encoding type II toxin-antitoxin system MqsR family toxin yields MAFQNDVNKFLSDFKKLIAQRGVLLLFRKKNQETLTELGFTQLDVQNEILKLDSTDYSDGPQPDDKGRPGEVWVFGKVIKHEEIYIKLKISGTSQPICISFHAAEQPMNYPYG; encoded by the coding sequence TTGGCTTTTCAAAATGACGTAAACAAATTCTTAAGTGACTTCAAAAAGTTAATTGCTCAGCGAGGAGTTCTACTTCTCTTTCGCAAGAAGAACCAAGAGACCTTGACCGAATTGGGTTTCACTCAGCTTGACGTACAGAATGAGATTCTTAAACTTGACAGTACTGACTATTCTGATGGCCCACAGCCAGATGACAAGGGAAGACCGGGAGAAGTGTGGGTATTTGGCAAGGTAATTAAGCATGAGGAAATATACATCAAGCTGAAGATTAGCGGAACAAGTCAGCCAATATGTATATCCTTTCATGCCGCTGAACAACCCATGAACTATCCTTATGGGTGA
- a CDS encoding DUF4065 domain-containing protein, translating into MNQTCPLCEKTGVIESVRTKRPLKVRGETIEVDFEVLRCQDCGEELIDSKPERDPFAKAYRIHRKKHNMLQPEEIKELRKKYGMTQGELSRVLGWGGATLSRYENGSLQDHAHDRVLKLLEDPRNLLKLVQASPDAIGEHRRESLIHSLQHLIRDENPIERCLEECFFHVGQSVFTGFSAFSLEKFFNALLYFCKGGKLKTVINKLLFYADFKHFKEYLISITGAQYIHLPYGPVPQHYEVYLGKIVNEGAIEVNDVWYSEEAVGQRYTSVEEPLLTVFSDKELITLATVNEYFKDFGAKAISEFSHREKGYQETSQGQPVSYEYASFLQI; encoded by the coding sequence ATGAACCAAACATGCCCTCTTTGCGAGAAAACCGGGGTGATTGAAAGTGTTCGCACTAAAAGACCGCTCAAAGTGCGAGGCGAAACGATTGAAGTGGACTTCGAGGTTCTGAGATGCCAAGATTGCGGTGAGGAGCTTATCGATTCAAAACCTGAACGTGACCCATTTGCCAAGGCTTACAGGATCCATCGAAAGAAACACAACATGTTGCAACCAGAAGAGATTAAGGAGCTTCGCAAGAAATATGGCATGACTCAAGGTGAGCTGAGCAGAGTTCTCGGGTGGGGAGGAGCTACTTTGAGCCGATATGAAAATGGCTCTCTCCAGGACCATGCTCATGACAGGGTGTTGAAACTACTGGAAGACCCAAGGAATCTGCTGAAGTTAGTACAAGCAAGCCCAGATGCTATAGGGGAACACAGGAGGGAATCATTGATCCATAGCCTCCAGCATTTGATTAGAGACGAGAATCCAATTGAACGATGTTTGGAGGAATGTTTTTTTCATGTCGGGCAATCAGTTTTTACCGGCTTCAGTGCTTTCTCGCTTGAAAAGTTTTTTAATGCATTACTCTACTTCTGTAAAGGCGGAAAGCTAAAGACTGTTATCAACAAACTTCTATTCTACGCCGATTTTAAACACTTTAAAGAATACTTAATCAGTATCACTGGTGCTCAATACATTCACTTGCCTTACGGTCCTGTTCCTCAACATTATGAGGTTTACTTAGGAAAGATCGTCAATGAAGGAGCTATTGAAGTGAATGATGTATGGTACTCAGAGGAGGCGGTTGGGCAACGCTATACCTCCGTAGAAGAACCTCTTCTGACTGTTTTTTCCGATAAAGAACTGATTACGTTAGCCACAGTAAACGAATATTTTAAGGATTTTGGAGCTAAGGCTATTAGCGAGTTCTCTCACCGCGAAAAAGGTTATCAAGAAACGTCTCAAGGCCAACCTGTTTCTTACGAATACGCTTCTTTTTTGCAAATCTAA